Proteins found in one Syngnathus acus chromosome 9, fSynAcu1.2, whole genome shotgun sequence genomic segment:
- the arl6ip4 gene encoding ADP-ribosylation factor-like protein 6-interacting protein 4: protein MDRSRSPKRNSKVEKNDKEKKKRRSRASSSSSSSSRSRSKSKKKSHKSQGVKTQRKKRRRSSSSSSSSSSSSSTSSSSSSDEKTKRKRTKKSKKKKAKLKKRRKKEKKKKKKLKTRKVEEKEVKKEEAEEKNSRKQHVDAIQKRLMQLAEPLSTPPPKPSSSLELWQSDDGGVELGPVMTDEQKSRLATRRPLTKEEYDARQSVIRRVVDPETGRTRLVRGEGEIIEEIVSKEKHKDINKQATKGDGNSFQRVLGLNR from the exons ATGGACCGAAGTAGATCCCCGAAAAGAAACAGTAAAGtggagaaaaatgacaaagaaaagaagaaacgaAGATCTCGGgcttcgtcgtcgtcgtcttccAGCAGCAGAAGTCGGAGCAAATCGAAGAAAAAGTCCCATAAAAGTCAAG gtgtaaaaacacaaagaaagaaacgGAGACGAAGCTCTtcttcgtcgtcgtcgtcatcctcctcctcctccacctcatcGTCGTCGTCCAGTGACGAAAAAACgaagagaaagagaacaaAGAagtcaaagaagaagaaggccaAGCTGAAAAAGCGCcgtaaaaaggaaaagaagaaaaagaagaaattaaaaacGAGGAAagtggaggagaaggaggtgaagaaagaggaggcggaggagaagAACAGTAGAAAGCAGCACGTGGACGCTATACAGAAGAGGCTGATGCAGCTTGCAGAGCCGTTAAGCACCCCTCCACCCAaaccttcttcttctctggAGCTCTGGCAGAGTGACGATGGCGGCGTGGAGCTCGGGCCAG TTATGACGGACGAGCAGAAGTCCCGGCTGGCCACCAGGAGGCCTTTGACCAAAGAGGAATACGACGCCCGGCAGAGCGTCATCCGCAGAGTGGTAGACCCTGAAACGGGCCGCACTAG ACTGGTGCGAGGTGAGGGCGAGATCATCGAAGAGATCGTCAGCAAGGAGAAACACAAAGACATCAACAAG CAAGCCACCAAGGGAGATGGGAATTCCTTCCAGAGAGTGCTCGGACTCAacagataa